From Methanoculleus thermophilus, the proteins below share one genomic window:
- a CDS encoding EhaF family protein, giving the protein MTPNRSIITRISAALSRLENLTGLYALLFVIVLVFGLITLPSITYNEDQLYPKTLNPESPLDPYDRGGVPFGTTPVKSQYPENSPYAGYVTAYLTPFSQWLADTTLHMGTTIVAHPGGIIDEILYNTRGFDTVVETSILFVAFAIASFLFRREES; this is encoded by the coding sequence ATGACGCCGAACCGATCGATCATTACCCGGATATCGGCGGCGCTCTCAAGGCTTGAGAACCTCACCGGGCTGTATGCGCTCCTCTTCGTGATCGTGCTCGTCTTCGGCCTCATCACCCTGCCGTCCATCACCTACAACGAGGACCAGCTCTACCCGAAGACCCTCAACCCGGAAAGTCCTCTCGACCCCTACGACCGGGGCGGCGTGCCGTTCGGAACAACTCCCGTGAAGTCGCAGTACCCGGAGAACTCCCCCTACGCAGGCTACGTGACGGCCTACCTCACCCCGTTCAGCCAGTGGCTCGCCGATACCACCCTCCATATGGGGACGACGATCGTCGCCCACCCCGGCGGCATCATCGATGAGATCCTCTACAACACCCGGGGGTTCGATACGGTCGTCGAGACGAGCATCCTCTTTGTAGCGTTTGCGATCGCGAGTTTCCTCTTCCGGAGGGAGGAGTCCTGA
- a CDS encoding formylmethanofuran dehydrogenase subunit B — translation MIVKDAVCPFCGCLCDDIEVEVEGDRVVAVTNACELGTKKFMGEKRLKNPIMRDGKTWKDITYDEAVRYATDMLLAAERPLLYGWSGTHGEAQCVGVHMAELVRGVIDNTSSVCHGPSILAIQEVGHPGCTLGVVKNRADLVVYWGANPIDAHPRHLSRYTRYAEGFFLENAFRDRKVIVVDVRKTETAEIADEFVRIKPGGDYAVLSALRAIVRGKTETIPRTVAGVTREQLIRVANLCKSAKFGAVYFGLGITMTRGKYKNIRNAIELVSELNRHTKFTISAMRGHYNVYGSNEVNTWMTGYPFGIDFSRGIAFYNPGETTAVDILARKECDAALIVGSDPAAHFPRKCLEHLAEIPVVQLDPYPNATTAFCNVQIPVAVTGIDAEGTAYRMDGVPIRTRKVISTVYPSDREVLLKMYTLMQEARAR, via the coding sequence ATGATCGTTAAGGATGCGGTCTGCCCCTTCTGCGGATGTCTCTGCGACGACATCGAGGTTGAAGTGGAGGGGGACCGTGTCGTCGCCGTCACGAACGCCTGCGAACTCGGGACAAAGAAGTTCATGGGCGAAAAGAGGCTGAAAAACCCCATCATGCGCGATGGAAAGACCTGGAAGGATATCACCTACGATGAGGCCGTCCGGTATGCCACCGATATGCTTCTTGCGGCAGAGCGCCCGCTCCTGTATGGGTGGAGCGGCACGCATGGGGAGGCGCAGTGCGTGGGGGTGCATATGGCCGAACTCGTCCGGGGCGTCATCGACAATACCTCCTCGGTCTGCCACGGTCCGTCGATCCTCGCCATCCAGGAAGTCGGGCACCCGGGCTGCACCCTTGGGGTGGTGAAGAACCGGGCAGATCTGGTGGTCTACTGGGGCGCAAACCCTATCGATGCCCATCCCCGCCATCTCTCCCGCTACACGCGCTACGCGGAGGGCTTCTTCCTTGAGAACGCCTTCCGCGACCGGAAGGTGATCGTCGTCGACGTCAGGAAGACCGAGACCGCGGAGATCGCCGACGAATTCGTGCGTATCAAGCCCGGTGGGGACTACGCGGTTCTCTCGGCGCTCCGTGCGATCGTCCGCGGAAAGACCGAGACGATCCCGCGGACGGTCGCGGGCGTCACCCGGGAGCAACTCATCCGGGTAGCGAACCTCTGCAAGTCCGCAAAGTTCGGGGCAGTCTACTTCGGGCTCGGGATCACGATGACCCGCGGGAAGTACAAGAACATCCGAAACGCCATCGAACTCGTCTCGGAACTCAACCGGCACACGAAGTTCACCATCTCGGCGATGCGGGGCCACTACAACGTCTACGGGTCGAACGAAGTGAACACCTGGATGACCGGCTACCCCTTCGGAATCGATTTCTCCCGGGGAATCGCCTTCTACAACCCCGGGGAGACGACGGCCGTGGACATCCTGGCCCGGAAAGAGTGCGACGCGGCGCTGATCGTCGGGAGCGACCCGGCCGCCCACTTCCCGCGGAAGTGCCTCGAGCACCTCGCGGAGATCCCGGTGGTCCAGCTCGATCCCTACCCGAATGCCACGACCGCGTTCTGCAACGTCCAGATCCCCGTTGCGGTGACCGGGATCGATGCTGAAGGGACGGCTTACCGGATGGACGGGGTGCCCATCCGGACGAGGAAGGTCATCTCCACCGTCTACCCCTCTGATCGGGAGGTCCTCTTAAAGATGTACACGCTGATGCAGGAGGCGAGAGCGCGATGA
- a CDS encoding NADH-quinone oxidoreductase subunit B family protein yields MRNILQEIKNVVRSRSIHVSYVDVGSCNGCDIEVLACLAPRYDIEQYGIYVHNNPREADVLLVIGSVTPQWVDKLRDIWDKIPEPKVAVAIGNCPISGCVYARKGSLTSPPVENYIPIAASVPGCPPRPTEILSAILSVAPLIFKDYEEKQR; encoded by the coding sequence ATGAGGAATATTCTCCAGGAGATCAAGAATGTCGTCCGCTCGAGGTCGATCCACGTCAGTTACGTCGACGTCGGGTCGTGCAACGGCTGCGACATCGAGGTGCTCGCCTGCCTTGCACCCCGCTACGATATCGAACAATACGGTATCTACGTCCACAACAACCCGAGAGAGGCCGATGTTCTCCTGGTTATCGGCTCTGTAACCCCGCAATGGGTAGACAAACTTCGTGATATCTGGGATAAGATCCCGGAGCCGAAAGTGGCTGTTGCCATCGGGAATTGTCCGATCTCCGGGTGTGTCTATGCCCGAAAGGGTAGCTTAACTTCACCACCCGTCGAGAACTATATACCAATTGCGGCATCGGTGCCGGGCTGCCCGCCCCGCCCGACAGAGATCCTCTCCGCCATACTCTCGGTTGCGCCGCTGATATTCAAAGACTACGAGGAGAAGCAGCGATGA
- a CDS encoding respiratory chain complex I subunit 1 family protein: MIEYLLFATFVGLLFHGIHRKIIARVQGRPGPPIWQEILHTLKFSFKETWVPKTASQTLFVAVVFVAIGIWSAALFVLLSGGSLLLLFAVYLLHKIVEHGTGLSSGSPYAKFGAIRSVISAASELPLLATVAVIYLFTGSLSIAEIAAYQQVHGPLLFTAAFPAAVALYLVILSKMHYGPFSIIEAKEIVSGNMTEHFGVWRAGLEVGFALKTYVLLYAFVLLFVGALPLGLTLLLMLLILVSLSFVCAVSPMLSPYDTVTIQSLVTGALVIYIIVLGVIMG; the protein is encoded by the coding sequence ATGATCGAATACCTGCTCTTTGCAACCTTCGTCGGCCTGCTCTTCCACGGCATCCACCGGAAGATCATCGCAAGAGTCCAGGGACGGCCGGGGCCGCCGATCTGGCAGGAGATCCTGCATACCCTGAAGTTCTCCTTCAAAGAGACCTGGGTACCGAAGACGGCAAGCCAGACCCTCTTTGTCGCGGTAGTCTTTGTGGCTATCGGCATCTGGAGCGCAGCCCTCTTTGTCCTCCTCTCCGGGGGAAGCCTCCTCCTCCTCTTTGCGGTCTATCTCCTCCACAAGATCGTGGAGCACGGGACCGGCCTCTCCTCGGGCTCGCCCTACGCGAAGTTCGGGGCCATCCGGTCGGTCATATCGGCAGCCTCGGAGCTGCCGCTCCTCGCCACCGTCGCCGTGATCTACCTCTTTACCGGCTCGCTCTCGATCGCGGAGATCGCGGCCTACCAGCAGGTCCACGGCCCGCTCCTCTTCACCGCGGCGTTCCCGGCGGCCGTGGCGCTGTATCTCGTGATCCTCTCTAAGATGCATTACGGCCCGTTCTCGATCATCGAGGCAAAAGAGATCGTGAGCGGAAACATGACCGAGCACTTCGGAGTCTGGCGCGCCGGGCTTGAGGTGGGGTTCGCTCTCAAGACCTACGTGCTCCTCTACGCGTTCGTCCTCCTCTTCGTCGGAGCTCTGCCGCTGGGTCTCACGTTACTCCTGATGCTCCTAATCCTCGTCTCGCTCTCGTTCGTCTGTGCGGTCTCTCCGATGCTCTCGCCCTACGACACGGTTACCATACAGAGTCTCGTGACGGGCGCGCTCGTCATCTACATCATAGTCCTCGGGGTGATCATGGGATGA
- a CDS encoding formylmethanofuran dehydrogenase subunit C, with protein sequence MKVTLAMKPAAKSFIPIEAEAIVPKNFLSGTDLSVWRGNRELGLNEVFTVSVEGDADRAEDVEVVISGADTFRLKRIGEYMDGGKITVLGNIGMHCGNFMSGGTIEIHGNADGWLGREMTGGTIICRGDAADYCASGYRGGRKGMTGGTVEVFGRAGDFLAEHIAGGTVIVHGDAGDMAGAEMHGGTVIVHGNCSRPGANMKEGSCYVYGTAQEMLPTFKKVGVVQHEGRTLIHFTGDIANRGKGNLFVKDFKYLD encoded by the coding sequence ATGAAGGTCACACTTGCGATGAAACCTGCTGCAAAGTCGTTCATTCCCATCGAGGCGGAGGCGATCGTCCCAAAGAACTTCCTATCAGGCACCGATCTTTCTGTCTGGCGAGGGAACCGGGAGCTTGGACTTAACGAGGTCTTCACGGTCTCGGTGGAGGGCGATGCCGACCGGGCGGAAGACGTCGAGGTTGTCATATCTGGGGCTGATACGTTCCGCTTAAAGAGGATCGGCGAGTACATGGACGGCGGGAAGATCACGGTCCTCGGCAATATCGGGATGCACTGCGGCAACTTCATGAGCGGCGGAACGATCGAGATCCACGGCAACGCCGACGGCTGGCTCGGGCGGGAGATGACGGGCGGGACCATCATCTGCCGGGGCGACGCCGCCGACTACTGCGCGTCGGGGTATCGCGGCGGCAGAAAGGGGATGACCGGCGGAACCGTGGAGGTCTTCGGCCGTGCCGGTGATTTCCTCGCAGAGCATATCGCCGGGGGCACGGTGATCGTGCACGGCGATGCCGGGGATATGGCCGGAGCGGAGATGCACGGCGGCACGGTGATTGTTCATGGAAATTGCAGCCGTCCCGGTGCGAACATGAAAGAAGGGTCCTGTTACGTCTATGGAACCGCACAGGAGATGCTCCCTACCTTTAAAAAGGTCGGCGTGGTTCAGCACGAAGGACGGACGCTTATCCACTTTACCGGGGATATAGCAAACCGGGGAAAAGGAAATCTTTTTGTGAAGGACTTCAAATATCTGGACTGA
- a CDS encoding formylmethanofuran dehydrogenase subunit A, translating to MSELLVKNACVIDPLRGINAEVMDIAIRDGRIVEEVSDAAEVIDARGMLTLPGGIDSHTHVCGTKVNFGRYMSPEDMRAGRTPRHGPMHATSGYSVPTTYGNSYRYSVMGYTTLLEGAMAPLEARHTHEEFTYTPLQDMMANTLFDGNWAIMEAIRDGDVKRVAAIIAWTLRAVKGFAVKLTNPGGTEAWQWGKNVTCIRDPVPYFEVTPAEIIRSVIEANELLHLPHSVHLHCNNLGTPGNYTCTLGSLGLVPDLNPKRQTLYATHVQYHAYGGSDWKDFCSKSEPIANFVNMRPQIVIDMGQILFGRTTTMTADGPMEFNLYRLHHDKWSNHDVELETGSGIIPVVYRRKNLVNSIMWAIGLELALLTKSPWQCLLTTDNPNGAPFVRYPEIIALLMSKKYRDAEFATVHPETESRVPLPAIERELDWYEIAVMTRAGQAKALGIQDIGKGHLAPGAYADVAIYPIRIDEVDPAVDYQKVIEAFSQTEYTIKRGRVVARRGECVVDGSNATFWVKPKVSEAYDMEKDQEFVENFNRYYTVRMRNYPVQEEYLNRNRCIETETEI from the coding sequence ATGAGCGAACTCCTCGTAAAGAACGCCTGCGTGATCGATCCGCTCCGGGGGATCAACGCCGAAGTGATGGATATCGCCATCCGCGACGGCAGGATCGTCGAGGAGGTGAGCGATGCGGCGGAGGTGATCGATGCCCGCGGGATGCTCACCCTGCCAGGCGGGATTGACTCGCACACCCACGTCTGCGGGACGAAGGTGAACTTCGGGCGCTACATGAGCCCGGAAGATATGCGGGCCGGAAGGACGCCCCGGCACGGACCGATGCACGCCACCTCCGGCTACAGCGTCCCGACCACCTACGGCAACAGTTACCGCTACAGCGTGATGGGCTACACCACCCTGCTCGAGGGCGCTATGGCGCCGCTCGAGGCCCGGCACACCCACGAGGAGTTTACCTACACGCCGCTGCAGGACATGATGGCAAACACCCTCTTCGACGGAAATTGGGCGATCATGGAGGCGATCCGGGACGGCGACGTAAAACGGGTCGCGGCCATCATCGCCTGGACGCTCCGGGCGGTCAAGGGGTTTGCCGTCAAGCTCACGAATCCCGGCGGCACCGAGGCCTGGCAGTGGGGCAAGAACGTCACGTGCATCCGTGATCCGGTGCCGTATTTTGAGGTGACGCCTGCGGAGATCATCCGGTCGGTCATCGAGGCGAACGAACTCCTCCACCTCCCGCACTCAGTCCATCTCCACTGCAACAACCTGGGGACGCCGGGGAACTACACCTGCACGCTCGGTTCGCTCGGGCTCGTCCCAGACCTGAATCCGAAAAGGCAGACGCTGTATGCGACGCACGTCCAGTACCATGCCTACGGCGGTTCGGACTGGAAGGACTTCTGCTCGAAGAGCGAGCCCATTGCAAACTTTGTCAACATGCGCCCGCAGATCGTCATCGACATGGGGCAGATCCTATTTGGCCGAACGACGACGATGACCGCCGACGGGCCGATGGAGTTCAACCTCTACCGCCTCCACCACGACAAGTGGAGCAACCACGACGTGGAGCTCGAGACCGGCTCAGGGATCATCCCGGTCGTCTACCGGCGCAAGAACCTGGTCAATTCGATCATGTGGGCGATCGGCCTCGAACTCGCGCTCCTCACCAAGAGCCCGTGGCAGTGCCTGCTCACGACGGATAACCCGAACGGCGCTCCGTTCGTCCGATATCCGGAGATCATTGCTCTCCTGATGAGCAAGAAGTACCGCGATGCCGAGTTCGCGACGGTCCACCCGGAGACCGAGTCACGGGTGCCCCTCCCGGCGATCGAGCGGGAACTCGACTGGTACGAGATCGCGGTGATGACCCGGGCCGGCCAGGCGAAGGCGCTCGGTATTCAGGATATCGGGAAAGGGCATCTCGCTCCGGGGGCCTACGCCGACGTCGCCATCTATCCGATCCGGATCGATGAGGTCGATCCTGCGGTCGATTATCAGAAGGTGATCGAGGCGTTCAGCCAGACCGAGTACACCATTAAGCGGGGCAGGGTCGTCGCCCGGAGGGGCGAGTGCGTGGTCGATGGGAGCAACGCAACGTTCTGGGTTAAACCGAAGGTCTCCGAGGCCTATGATATGGAGAAGGACCAGGAGTTCGTCGAGAATTTCAATCGCTACTACACCGTCCGGATGCGAAACTACCCCGTGCAGGAGGAGTACCTGAACCGGAACCGGTGCATTGAGACGGAGACGGAGATATGA
- a CDS encoding 4Fe-4S binding protein: MRSIVYYVREFLRPEWVKKFFFAKTAPLETPSYFKGYPTRTEKECTGCFSCMMICPAPDAIAVLRRQDQWEPEVYPGHCIRCGLCVEACPEGVLASGRILDIARRDGTAFSSWYHLEVDDTLCMRCGNCCVSCPVNRQIDLQLAATGTSASDEVIMRIEGGRVRILHEEKCTGCKTCETHCPNSAIRVARMVEGVQEEAEV; the protein is encoded by the coding sequence ATGCGATCGATCGTCTACTACGTGCGGGAGTTCCTCCGGCCTGAATGGGTGAAGAAGTTCTTCTTCGCAAAGACTGCGCCGCTCGAGACCCCGTCTTACTTCAAGGGCTACCCGACCCGGACAGAGAAGGAGTGCACGGGCTGTTTCTCCTGCATGATGATCTGCCCCGCACCCGATGCCATAGCGGTTCTCCGCCGGCAGGACCAATGGGAGCCGGAGGTCTACCCCGGTCACTGCATCCGGTGCGGCCTCTGCGTCGAGGCGTGTCCTGAAGGCGTCCTTGCGAGCGGGCGGATCCTCGATATCGCCCGGCGTGACGGGACGGCGTTCTCCTCGTGGTATCACCTCGAGGTCGACGATACCCTCTGCATGCGGTGCGGGAACTGCTGTGTCTCCTGCCCGGTCAACCGACAGATCGATCTCCAACTTGCAGCGACGGGGACGTCCGCGAGCGACGAGGTTATCATGCGAATTGAGGGCGGACGGGTGAGAATCCTCCACGAGGAGAAGTGCACGGGGTGTAAGACCTGCGAGACACACTGCCCGAACTCTGCGATCCGGGTCGCCCGGATGGTCGAAGGAGTGCAGGAGGAGGCGGAAGTATGA
- a CDS encoding FAD-dependent oxidoreductase, whose amino-acid sequence MEYRPGTGYSLPGRHESFWMATTAQTSHPPLSGDLETDVAVIGGGIVGITTALLLKRAGYMVTVIEADRIARGVTGRTTAKITSLHRLIYAELIDRFGSSQAKQYADANQAAIDTIASFVREYDIPCDFVRKPAYTYAESEEERDLVAAEADAARSLGLPATFVEDVPLPARTYGAVRFSDQAQFHPLRYLLYLASLIPGDGSRIFEKTRALEVQDGGGWCAIRTENGIITSRAVVLATHYPFYDSPGFYFARMEPSRSYVIGARIDEPFPEGMFINADGPVHSWRSQPAEGGELVLVGGMEHRTGEQVDTRRHYRDLEAYARSVYPIRSVDYRWSTQDYITIDGVPYIGPLADGHENVYIATGFRKWGMTNGTAAAMILADMILGRANPWAEVYAPDRFKPAASARRFLVHNIEVAERYIGGVISRPAGDLRDVAPGEGRILMIEGEKTGIFRDHEGRVHAVNPTCSHLGCIVAWNSAEETWDCPCHGSRYDPDGKVIHGPAVRDLKPRGG is encoded by the coding sequence ATGGAGTATAGACCGGGTACGGGATATAGCCTGCCGGGCAGGCACGAGTCGTTCTGGATGGCCACTACGGCGCAGACATCTCATCCCCCTCTGTCGGGGGATCTGGAGACCGATGTCGCGGTGATCGGCGGCGGGATTGTCGGGATCACCACCGCCCTCCTGCTCAAGCGGGCAGGCTACATGGTCACCGTGATCGAGGCGGACCGGATCGCCCGGGGGGTGACGGGCCGCACGACGGCAAAGATCACGTCGCTCCACCGGCTCATCTATGCCGAGCTCATCGATCGGTTCGGGAGCAGCCAGGCGAAGCAGTATGCCGACGCGAACCAGGCGGCGATCGATACGATAGCATCGTTTGTCCGGGAATACGATATCCCCTGCGACTTTGTCAGGAAACCGGCCTACACCTATGCGGAGTCTGAAGAGGAGCGTGATCTGGTCGCGGCGGAAGCGGATGCGGCACGAAGCCTCGGCCTTCCGGCGACGTTTGTGGAGGACGTCCCGTTGCCGGCCAGAACCTACGGGGCGGTACGGTTCTCAGACCAGGCGCAGTTCCATCCATTAAGATACCTCCTGTACCTTGCTTCCCTGATTCCGGGCGACGGGAGCCGGATCTTTGAGAAGACCCGGGCGCTCGAGGTCCAGGACGGCGGCGGATGGTGTGCGATCCGGACGGAGAACGGGATTATCACGTCCCGGGCGGTGGTCCTTGCGACCCACTACCCCTTCTACGACAGCCCCGGGTTCTACTTTGCCCGGATGGAGCCCTCGCGCTCCTACGTAATCGGGGCCCGGATCGACGAGCCGTTCCCGGAGGGAATGTTCATCAACGCCGATGGGCCGGTCCACTCATGGCGCTCACAGCCCGCCGAAGGGGGTGAACTCGTGCTCGTCGGCGGCATGGAGCACCGGACCGGCGAGCAGGTGGACACACGGAGGCACTACCGCGACCTTGAGGCCTACGCACGGTCGGTCTACCCGATACGGTCCGTCGACTACCGCTGGTCAACGCAGGACTACATCACCATCGACGGCGTCCCGTACATCGGACCGCTCGCCGACGGCCACGAGAACGTCTACATCGCGACCGGATTCCGGAAGTGGGGGATGACCAACGGCACCGCGGCCGCGATGATCCTTGCCGATATGATCCTGGGGCGCGCGAACCCCTGGGCGGAAGTCTATGCCCCCGACCGGTTCAAGCCCGCAGCATCGGCCCGGCGGTTCCTCGTCCATAACATCGAGGTGGCCGAGAGATACATCGGCGGCGTGATATCCCGGCCGGCCGGGGATCTCCGGGACGTTGCACCCGGCGAGGGGAGAATCCTGATGATCGAGGGCGAGAAGACCGGGATCTTTCGAGACCACGAGGGGCGGGTCCACGCGGTCAATCCCACCTGCAGCCATCTCGGGTGCATCGTCGCCTGGAACAGCGCCGAAGAGACCTGGGACTGCCCCTGCCATGGTTCCCGCTACGATCCCGACGGGAAGGTGATCCACGGTCCGGCGGTGAGGGATCTTAAGCCGCGGGGTGGGTGA
- a CDS encoding hydrogenase large subunit, translating to MKKTVDVSIPLGPMHPCWKEPARIKCETAGERVLRAEVELGYMKKGIERIMRGRPWQEVMFLAERVCGICSVIHNMVFIETMEKISEITVPPRAAYLRVIANELDRMASHILANFSYCYTIEHETLAMYLLNTRETVLDNLERLTGSRINTAYMIPGGVRFDLLPEDAERMLADLAKVEDEVKRYTRIFETGPLIALRSKGIGFMSREEAIRAHTVGPTARASGVEDCDLRLRHPTYRELGFTQITRTEGDNFARVMVRFQEIVQSIDLIRKCIRELPKGPIRGGGLCKAGSASHSGEAPRGELVYTIKTDEYGRVLDIAIRTPSIMNIEACAHSMIINATSIADVTSTFISSDPCIACNER from the coding sequence ATGAAGAAGACCGTCGACGTATCCATACCCCTCGGCCCGATGCATCCGTGCTGGAAAGAGCCCGCCCGCATCAAGTGCGAGACGGCGGGCGAACGGGTGCTCAGGGCCGAGGTCGAACTCGGATACATGAAGAAAGGGATCGAGCGGATCATGAGGGGGCGGCCCTGGCAGGAGGTGATGTTCCTTGCGGAGCGCGTCTGCGGGATCTGCTCGGTCATCCATAACATGGTCTTCATCGAGACGATGGAGAAGATCAGCGAGATCACGGTTCCGCCGCGGGCGGCTTACCTCCGGGTCATCGCAAACGAGCTCGACCGGATGGCAAGCCACATCCTCGCGAACTTCTCCTACTGCTACACGATCGAGCACGAGACGCTCGCGATGTACCTCTTGAATACCCGGGAGACGGTGCTTGACAACCTGGAACGGCTGACGGGCTCGCGGATCAACACCGCCTACATGATCCCGGGCGGGGTCCGGTTCGACCTCCTGCCGGAGGACGCCGAGCGGATGCTTGCCGACCTCGCGAAGGTGGAGGACGAGGTGAAGCGGTATACCAGGATCTTCGAGACCGGGCCGCTGATCGCGCTCCGGAGCAAAGGAATAGGGTTCATGAGCCGCGAGGAGGCCATCCGGGCCCACACCGTCGGCCCCACGGCCCGGGCGAGCGGCGTCGAGGACTGCGACCTGCGCCTCCGGCACCCGACCTACCGGGAACTCGGGTTTACGCAGATAACCCGGACCGAGGGCGACAACTTCGCCCGGGTCATGGTCAGGTTCCAGGAGATCGTCCAGAGCATCGACCTGATCCGGAAGTGCATACGCGAGCTCCCAAAAGGTCCCATCCGGGGCGGCGGCCTCTGCAAGGCAGGTTCCGCCTCGCACAGCGGCGAAGCACCCCGGGGCGAGCTCGTCTACACCATCAAGACCGACGAATACGGCCGGGTGCTCGACATCGCCATCAGAACGCCCTCGATCATGAACATCGAGGCCTGCGCCCACTCGATGATCATCAATGCCACCTCGATTGCCGATGTGACGTCGACGTTCATCAGCAGCGACCCCTGTATCGCGTGCAACGAGAGGTGA
- a CDS encoding DUF1959 family protein — protein MKFLYEKDLRQMKYTILTSTRHDETVRAIAERLGVKDAKLRRVLIQNFDMALLENLESRWEMGLEYADKGDAVAKELGCELFTRFIPLVDTERMQEIYNDTQAMIENGSFDEAVARGRERIREAILS, from the coding sequence ATGAAGTTCCTCTACGAAAAAGACCTCCGTCAGATGAAGTACACCATCCTCACGAGCACGCGGCATGACGAGACCGTCCGGGCGATTGCAGAGCGTCTCGGGGTGAAGGACGCGAAACTCCGGAGGGTGCTGATCCAGAACTTCGATATGGCCCTGCTCGAGAACCTCGAGTCCCGGTGGGAGATGGGACTTGAGTACGCGGACAAGGGCGATGCGGTCGCAAAAGAACTCGGGTGCGAACTCTTCACCCGATTCATACCCCTTGTGGATACAGAGAGAATGCAGGAAATTTACAACGATACACAAGCGATGATAGAGAACGGATCCTTCGATGAGGCCGTCGCAAGAGGCCGAGAACGGATCCGGGAGGCGATCCTCTCATGA
- a CDS encoding molybdopterin dinucleotide binding domain-containing protein — protein MIFLMNTGRTVNQGVTVENKTSAEYAAETSTCFMHEFDMMELGLDDGDAVRVTGPCGSVVMRAVASPDVEAGTVFVPYGPYANHIISAETHSTGMPDFKSHRVEIEPTDEEPKTVHELMEELGGLAYDR, from the coding sequence ATGATCTTTCTCATGAACACCGGGCGGACGGTGAACCAGGGCGTGACCGTCGAGAACAAGACATCAGCCGAATACGCGGCGGAGACATCCACCTGCTTCATGCACGAGTTCGATATGATGGAACTCGGGCTCGATGACGGGGATGCTGTCCGGGTGACCGGTCCCTGTGGGTCTGTTGTCATGAGGGCGGTCGCGTCGCCCGACGTGGAGGCAGGAACCGTCTTTGTCCCGTATGGACCGTATGCAAACCACATCATCTCTGCCGAGACCCACTCCACCGGGATGCCGGATTTCAAGTCGCACCGGGTGGAGATCGAACCGACGGATGAAGAGCCGAAGACGGTTCATGAACTGATGGAAGAACTGGGAGGTCTCGCTTATGATCGTTAA
- a CDS encoding DUF1922 domain-containing protein, translating into MYLVIRCPGCRTFTYVDRYQRWRLCPMCGEAINVGQVPVYLDADDFLDAEQVVKQLEAYLHRTGKKDLTDQDIQQLRTQYARWVKNRT; encoded by the coding sequence ATGTACCTCGTCATCCGCTGCCCGGGTTGCCGAACCTTCACCTATGTGGATCGCTATCAGCGCTGGAGGCTCTGTCCGATGTGTGGTGAGGCGATCAACGTAGGACAGGTGCCCGTTTACCTGGATGCAGATGACTTTTTGGATGCAGAGCAGGTGGTGAAGCAGCTCGAGGCGTATCTGCACCGGACCGGGAAAAAAGACTTGACGGATCAGGATATCCAGCAGTTGCGGACCCAATACGCCAGATGGGTGAAAAACCGGACCTGA
- a CDS encoding EhaG family protein, whose translation MDAATYSFGLAVAVIGLIIGFTAIVREKDDLHRVLLTDLAEVLGLVVIALIATDLAEALILPGLVVGISELMAVSEVYITREGLQAPKGPAFRIEVMDSAPGILALILVAYGIILSGFTGGAVAAVGAVFYFMCKGHAEQFELIETVSGYAWAIWIGAFFVFMFLPAYWFFGVMMAGGAILIKVMAKMSLVGTMRRGGPDV comes from the coding sequence ATGGACGCCGCCACCTACTCGTTCGGGCTCGCCGTCGCCGTGATCGGGCTCATCATCGGGTTTACAGCCATCGTCCGGGAGAAAGACGACCTGCACCGGGTCCTCCTCACCGACCTCGCGGAGGTCCTCGGGCTCGTCGTGATCGCGCTCATCGCCACCGACCTTGCCGAGGCGCTCATCCTCCCGGGGCTCGTCGTCGGGATATCCGAACTGATGGCGGTCTCCGAGGTCTACATCACGAGAGAAGGGCTCCAGGCTCCGAAGGGACCGGCGTTCCGGATCGAGGTCATGGACAGCGCTCCGGGCATCCTCGCGCTGATCCTGGTCGCCTACGGCATCATCCTCTCGGGCTTCACCGGCGGGGCGGTCGCTGCGGTGGGGGCGGTCTTCTACTTCATGTGCAAGGGGCATGCCGAGCAGTTCGAGTTGATCGAGACCGTGAGCGGCTATGCGTGGGCGATCTGGATCGGGGCGTTCTTCGTCTTCATGTTCCTCCCCGCGTACTGGTTCTTTGGGGTGATGATGGCGGGCGGTGCGATCCTCATCAAGGTGATGGCAAAGATGTCCCTCGTGGGAACGATGCGGAGAGGTGGTCCGGATGTTTAA